From a region of the Methanoculleus receptaculi genome:
- a CDS encoding HEAT repeat domain-containing protein has translation MTERNRIEELITDLKSGTLDVRRAATAKLGTSGKEAVEPLIAVMQTGDNDLRWYAANALVLIGSPAIEPLLTAMRGTDEIDLRRYAAAALAEIGEPAIEPLIDIITRAERDLMPFAMMALCRIGEPAVEPLLRLMESPDPDTQERAALILWRMGEPGVGPLAGALKVNDR, from the coding sequence ATGACTGAGAGGAACCGGATCGAGGAACTGATCACCGACCTGAAGAGCGGTACGCTCGATGTGCGCCGCGCGGCGACCGCAAAACTCGGGACGAGCGGGAAAGAGGCCGTAGAACCGCTCATCGCCGTGATGCAGACGGGCGATAACGACCTCCGGTGGTATGCCGCCAACGCACTTGTGCTGATAGGCAGCCCGGCGATCGAACCGCTGCTCACGGCGATGCGAGGCACGGATGAGATCGATCTCCGGCGATACGCCGCCGCGGCCCTTGCAGAGATCGGCGAACCCGCGATCGAACCGCTCATCGATATCATCACAAGAGCTGAGCGCGACCTCATGCCGTTCGCCATGATGGCCTTATGCCGGATCGGTGAACCGGCGGTCGAACCGCTGCTCCGACTGATGGAGAGCCCCGACCCGGATACACAGGAACGCGCCGCTCTCATCCTCTGGAGGATGGGTGAACCGGGGGTGGGGCCGCTTGCCGGGGCGCTGAAGGTAAATGACCGGTAA
- a CDS encoding cation-translocating P-type ATPase, whose protein sequence is MPDYHALSVDDVQQNLGTGRSGLSTAEAEERLRRYGKNILREEARETRLQVFLRQFKSILIIILIVAAAVSFAVDEPLDAAAILIIVFLNAILGFTQEWQAGEAIAALKKLLVQRAVVIRDGERREIDAPGIVPGDLAVVEMGERVPADIYLIEATSLQVDEAPLTGESAPVDKAPGSLPPETPLAERSNMIFAGTTVVNGHGRGYVVATGMQTEFGLIAGLSQQVEDETTPLARQMDRLGRDLGLIALGIAAIAVVIGLLQQRELLEMFLVGVSLAVAVIPEGLPAVVTLTLALGVKNMMQRNCLIRHLPASETLGAVSVICTDKTGTLTRNEMTVVRVWTPEAEVEVTGAGYIPEGEFILDGAPIDPLADPGLRRFLQTVLICNHASLGHGEEGWRIFGTPTEGALVVAAAKAGLSREDLPEPVKEFSFNSTRKRMTVICPGREGGGYIACVKGAPEVLLERSTLMLRDGSAVPLTDDLRREVLLAIEGYASQGLRVLGAACRPLSTAADWTPEAVEDDLVFLGFAGIVDPPRPEAAEAISLCRSAGIDVIMITGDNPLTASAIASVLGLSSEGALTGADIESLSDDELAERLRTTNVLSRVTAEHKLRVVDLLSRDRKVIAMTGDGVNDAPALKKASIGIAMGIKGTDAARESSDMVLVDDNFASIVAGVEEGRREYDNIARFTRYLLSSNVGEIVAIVGGLLLGLPLILIPVQILWINLVTDGFTALALGLEPAERDVMQRRPRDPEEPILNRNAYLVILLLGAWLGLLTLHAFLGVYEVDLDRARTMAFTGLVIFEVYNVLNFRSFRFPLYRIGFFSNPALILAILGTLALQAVVVYVPPMQIFLGTAPLTLADWGLLAILGLPVLIGGEVYKVIRLRAGRASRAAG, encoded by the coding sequence CTGCCTGATTACCATGCCCTCTCCGTGGATGACGTCCAGCAGAACCTCGGGACAGGACGTTCGGGCCTCTCCACGGCCGAGGCAGAGGAGCGGCTGCGGCGTTACGGGAAGAACATCCTGCGTGAGGAGGCGCGTGAGACCCGGCTCCAGGTGTTTTTACGGCAGTTCAAAAGCATCCTCATAATCATACTTATAGTCGCTGCCGCGGTCTCGTTTGCGGTCGACGAACCGCTGGACGCTGCGGCTATCCTGATCATCGTCTTCTTAAACGCCATCCTTGGGTTCACCCAGGAGTGGCAGGCGGGGGAGGCGATCGCGGCACTCAAAAAGTTGCTCGTTCAGCGTGCGGTGGTTATCCGTGATGGGGAGCGGCGGGAGATCGATGCTCCGGGGATAGTCCCGGGAGACCTCGCCGTCGTGGAGATGGGTGAGCGGGTTCCCGCCGATATCTACCTTATCGAGGCGACATCGCTCCAGGTGGACGAGGCGCCGCTGACAGGCGAGTCGGCGCCGGTGGACAAGGCGCCGGGTTCACTCCCGCCAGAGACACCCCTTGCCGAGCGGAGCAACATGATCTTTGCTGGCACAACGGTGGTCAACGGGCACGGCCGGGGGTACGTCGTCGCCACCGGCATGCAGACGGAGTTCGGGCTGATCGCCGGCCTCTCCCAGCAGGTCGAGGACGAAACCACCCCCCTCGCCCGGCAGATGGACAGGCTCGGCCGCGACCTCGGACTGATCGCTCTCGGCATTGCCGCGATCGCGGTTGTCATCGGGCTCCTTCAGCAGCGGGAACTTCTTGAGATGTTTCTTGTCGGGGTCTCGCTTGCGGTGGCGGTGATCCCGGAGGGTCTTCCTGCGGTCGTGACGCTGACGCTTGCGCTAGGCGTCAAGAACATGATGCAGAGGAACTGTCTTATCCGCCACCTGCCGGCATCGGAGACGCTTGGCGCCGTCTCTGTGATCTGTACCGACAAGACCGGGACACTCACCCGGAACGAGATGACCGTTGTCCGGGTGTGGACGCCCGAAGCGGAGGTCGAGGTCACCGGTGCAGGATACATCCCGGAGGGCGAGTTCATCCTCGACGGCGCCCCGATCGACCCGCTCGCAGACCCCGGTCTCCGGCGGTTTCTGCAAACAGTCCTCATCTGTAACCATGCGAGCCTCGGTCACGGGGAGGAGGGATGGCGGATCTTCGGAACCCCAACCGAGGGGGCGCTCGTGGTCGCGGCGGCCAAAGCCGGCCTCTCCCGTGAAGACCTCCCGGAACCTGTAAAAGAGTTCTCGTTCAACTCCACCAGGAAACGGATGACTGTCATCTGTCCCGGCAGGGAGGGTGGCGGCTACATCGCCTGCGTGAAGGGGGCGCCGGAAGTTCTCCTTGAACGCTCCACGCTGATGCTCAGGGATGGTTCGGCAGTCCCGCTCACCGATGACCTCCGGAGAGAGGTTCTCCTTGCGATCGAAGGCTACGCCTCGCAAGGACTCAGGGTGCTCGGGGCGGCCTGCCGCCCGCTTTCCACCGCCGCAGACTGGACACCGGAGGCGGTGGAGGATGACCTGGTCTTTCTTGGGTTTGCAGGTATAGTCGATCCTCCGCGTCCGGAGGCGGCGGAGGCCATCAGCCTCTGTCGGAGCGCCGGGATCGACGTCATCATGATCACGGGGGACAACCCTCTGACCGCGTCTGCTATCGCCAGCGTCCTCGGCCTCTCCAGCGAGGGAGCACTGACCGGCGCCGACATTGAATCGCTCTCCGACGACGAACTCGCGGAGCGTCTCCGGACGACAAACGTCCTCTCCCGGGTCACGGCGGAGCACAAACTCCGGGTGGTCGATCTCCTCTCCCGCGACCGGAAGGTGATCGCCATGACCGGGGACGGCGTCAACGACGCCCCTGCGCTCAAAAAGGCAAGCATAGGGATAGCCATGGGCATCAAGGGGACGGACGCGGCCAGAGAGTCAAGCGACATGGTGCTAGTGGACGACAACTTCGCAAGCATCGTCGCCGGCGTGGAGGAAGGGAGACGGGAGTATGACAACATCGCCCGGTTCACCCGCTACCTCCTCTCCTCCAATGTAGGGGAGATAGTCGCGATCGTCGGCGGGCTCCTCCTTGGTCTCCCGCTGATACTCATCCCGGTCCAGATCCTCTGGATCAACCTGGTCACCGACGGATTCACCGCTCTGGCCCTCGGACTCGAACCCGCTGAACGGGATGTAATGCAACGACGGCCGCGCGACCCGGAGGAGCCCATACTCAACCGGAACGCCTACCTGGTCATCCTCCTCCTGGGGGCGTGGCTCGGTCTCCTGACTCTTCACGCCTTCCTGGGTGTCTACGAGGTCGACCTTGACCGGGCGCGGACGATGGCTTTTACAGGGCTCGTCATCTTTGAGGTCTACAACGTGCTGAACTTCCGGTCGTTCCGGTTCCCGCTCTATCGGATCGGATTCTTCTCGAACCCTGCCCTGATACTGGCGATCCTCGGGACGCTCGCACTCCAGGCTGTTGTTGTCTACGTCCCCCCGATGCAGATCTTCCTGGGGACGGCGCCTCTCACACTCGCCGACTGGGGACTGCTCGCCATCCTCGGCCTCCCGGTGCTGATCGGAGGGGAGGTCTACAAGGTCATCCGGCTGAGGGCCGGCCGGGCCTCTCGGGCTGCGGGTTGA
- a CDS encoding HEAT repeat domain-containing protein, whose translation MTAAWRLENLARPAIIVLVAALAVLFDLAFGTVAYTHFFYLVLILAAFWYRRRAVAVGLLLAAVHVTTEYLFHGPPGPSILVSAATFIIAAWLLGYLFEVVGRRKGELHFRIDEPKPAACERDTGRLIALLSNRDPRTRYRAAGCLGDSGDPAAVEPLAALLTDPDPGVRWKAAEALGKLGLPAVGALTERLRHEDADVRWMAAVALGEIGDPAAVPGLLAALDDPDTYVRSRAAVALAEVGEAALEDLIAAIHNGDERVRWGAAIALGKIGGERAVEALIKTLPDPDDDVRLRAAAALADIGEPAVPRLMDALGTDDDRLREGATAALSQIGRPAVPAVVRALREAGDWRIRAGAARVLGRIDDRQAVEALISGLDDAREEVHSAAREALLAASGRHNSREEAPERYD comes from the coding sequence ATGACTGCTGCATGGCGGTTAGAGAATTTGGCCAGACCCGCGATCATCGTTCTCGTTGCAGCACTCGCGGTCTTATTCGACCTCGCTTTCGGCACGGTCGCCTACACCCACTTCTTCTACCTGGTGCTCATCCTGGCCGCTTTCTGGTACCGCCGCCGTGCCGTTGCCGTCGGACTGTTGCTCGCCGCAGTCCACGTAACAACTGAGTACCTCTTTCACGGCCCGCCTGGCCCCTCGATCCTCGTAAGTGCAGCCACCTTCATCATCGCTGCCTGGCTTCTCGGTTATCTATTTGAAGTTGTGGGCAGGCGCAAAGGAGAACTCCATTTCCGCATCGACGAGCCGAAACCGGCTGCATGCGAGCGAGATACCGGCCGGTTGATCGCCCTCCTCTCAAACCGCGACCCCCGAACGCGCTACCGGGCAGCCGGGTGCCTGGGTGATAGTGGCGACCCTGCAGCGGTCGAACCGCTTGCCGCTCTCCTGACCGACCCCGATCCCGGCGTCCGCTGGAAGGCGGCGGAAGCGCTCGGCAAACTCGGCCTCCCGGCCGTTGGCGCGCTCACAGAGAGGCTGCGGCACGAGGACGCCGACGTCCGCTGGATGGCCGCGGTCGCCCTTGGGGAGATCGGCGATCCCGCGGCCGTCCCCGGACTGCTGGCCGCGCTCGACGACCCCGACACCTACGTCCGGAGCAGGGCGGCCGTTGCACTCGCGGAGGTCGGGGAGGCTGCACTGGAGGATCTCATCGCCGCAATCCACAACGGAGACGAGCGCGTAAGGTGGGGGGCGGCGATCGCGCTCGGAAAGATCGGAGGGGAGAGGGCTGTTGAAGCCCTGATCAAGACGCTTCCCGACCCCGATGATGATGTGAGGCTGCGAGCTGCGGCGGCGCTTGCGGATATTGGTGAACCGGCTGTCCCGCGCCTCATGGACGCGCTCGGGACGGACGATGACCGTCTCCGGGAGGGGGCAACCGCCGCCCTCAGCCAGATCGGGAGACCTGCCGTCCCCGCGGTTGTTCGAGCGCTCCGCGAGGCTGGCGACTGGCGCATCCGTGCAGGAGCAGCCCGTGTTCTCGGGAGGATAGATGACCGACAAGCGGTGGAGGCCCTGATCAGCGGCCTCGACGATGCCCGGGAAGAGGTGCACAGTGCAGCCAGGGAGGCTCTTCTGGCGGCATCAGGAAGACATAACTCTCGCGAAGAAGCACCTGAACGGTATGACTGA